One Nicotiana tabacum cultivar K326 chromosome 23, ASM71507v2, whole genome shotgun sequence genomic window, TAACATGTTATAGCGTATCAATATCTGCAGCTACTTCCATTAGTCACATTTATGTATATAGGAAAATTTGGTTCTCTATCTGAGCAGATGGCTTATTCCTTGGATTTAAAGTATTTAACACGTAATCTATTTTTAACTTTGACTGACTTGAAGGAGAACAGATTACCAGTGACACGGTTTGAGTTATTCATGACTAGGAATTGATTGTTTAGCAGTTGCTCAATCTATCATGTTAGATTAGTTATTTTCTGGAGAAAAAATCTATGTAGGAAAGAGATCTCCCAGCTACAGGATAAAGAAATGGCAATGAAAAAGGCAGCAGCTAAAGGCAGCAAGGCTGAACAGAAAGCTAAGAAGAAACAAGTCGATGAAGAGGTGTCCAAACTTTCTGCTCAGCTCAAACAAAGGCACGCGGAGGAACTTGCTTCTTTAGGCTATAGTGGTGATAAtagtaatgaaaaagaaaaaggaaatcttGACACGTTGGTGAAGGCTATTGCTGGAGTTTCTGTCGGCGTTCAATCTGACAACTCAAAACCGAGCAAGAGTGTTAAGAGGCGTGAGAAAAGAGCTCAACAGGAAGCAGCCAGAGAGCAAAGAATACAAGAAGAACAGAGTAACATTGTAAGCGATCGGGTTGTTGAGAATGAAAAGTTAGAAAGAAAACTTGAACCCCTTGGATTAACCATTAATGAAATAAAGCCCGACGGACACTGTCTCTACCGAGCTGTCGAGAGTCAGTTAGCGCTTCACTCTGGAGGTTCGTCACCTTATACATATCTTGAACTCCGACAGATGGCTGCAGGATACATGAGGAAAAATGCTACCAATTTTCTCCCGTTTTTCCTCTCTGAGAATATGACAGAAGGAGAATCGGACGATTCTCTTGTGGAAAGGTTTGAGAATTACTGTGTAGAAGTGGAGACAACCGCAGCATGGGGCGGACAACTTGAACTCGGTGCTCTAACTCATATCTTAAAGAAACATATCATGATTTTTTCAGGGTCCTTCCCTGATGTAGAGATGGGAAAAGAATTCAAATCTGATAGCAGCACTATTTCTTCTAATTTAAGTATAATGCTATCATACCACAAGCATGCATTTGGGCTCGGTGAGCATTATAACTCGGTTGTCCGGAGTTTATCCTGAGAGGTATGTTCTATATCATGTGGCCAAGTGTTTCCAGCAACTATGTTTTTGTAAGCTTATGTTGTCCTCTTGGTTTACAACAATCTGCAGTTAACATACCATTTTCTGTACCAAATTATGTTAAGAGTGATGGTGTTTTTATGTGAGGCAGTGATTTCATTTTTGTAATTTAAGCAAATGAGAATTATTGTTCTTCTCATATATCAATGCCTTGCTCTCTGGTAACAGAAACTCAAATTTTCAGTTGTGACTTCTGATTTTATAAATACAAAGGAAGTTTTATCGCATGCGACATCTATGTACATTATTGAGACAGTCATTTTTTTGGATTTCTTGCATCTTGACTAACGAACCGGCACTTATTAACATTCTATAATAGAATGATATGTATTGTACAATATGGTATTATTATTTTAGAGCCTCTATATCAACTGTGTAATATGCTtatttactcaaaagttttaGTTAAAATGCCTAGCATCCAATTGTTTCTAATCCTCAGCTGGACAAATCATTTATGAAGCAGTTTTCAACCCCGTGCTTTCATCAAAACCTCTTTCGCACCCGGGGGGAGCTAGGGGGCACAAAAGGGTTCGTCCAAACTTCCTTTGTCAGAAAATTACACTATCTATACAATGTCAAAATTATttctaatctctctctctctttatatatatatatatatatatatatatatatagaaggaATCTCCTTGATACAACCGTGGAACCAACCTTTTGCAGAAATATAGGGTAAGATTGCGTACAATAAATTCTTGTGGTCCGGTCCTTTTTCGAACCCCGCGCATATCACAACTCATTCCCAAAAAAGGAAGTCTAAACAATAGATTGAGTAAAATATTCTGTGTTTCTGGGTGTGAGCTAGCAGATTGTGTTTCTGTTCGCAATCTTTAAAGTCTTGATCAGAAGATGAATGCATCTTTATTAACCTGCCATGAGCATTATCTTCATTTCTTTTGAAAAGGAGATGGGGGAAATGCAACTTCTATAGGAATTCCCATTTTTAAGAGCATAAAGGCATATTGCTTTTGAGACGCCAAGACTCCACATTGTTAAAATTTTCATCACATATGCATAGTAGTATCAGACGGCCAGGGCGGGTCGGGTCGAATATAAATGGAGCAAAAACGGATAATTTAAAATGGATGAATTATCTGACCGGACTCATAGACGGATAGTAAATAGGTTAACCGGCGAATAATATGAATATCTATATTattcatgacttcttgaatatgatcatttTTGGGAGAATTTCTAGTTTCCCAAGCTTGAAGAACTTTGTAAATGTAAAAGTCAAACTCATTGGATATCTATTGGTTATTCAatttttaagtggataatatgaatcatatccatatttgacctatttttaaaaagttcattatccaagtCATTTTTAGCGGATAATATGTCTGTATAACTATTTTTCATCCATTTAGCCGCCACTACTAATATGCATAATGAATGAATCCTCCGGTCCTCTGTCTAGCATCTATTGAAAGATATAGTACACTCGATGATAAAAGATTTGTTCCCATCTCTTCAAGCCTAACAGATACTCATAGAGTCAGTTGACATGCGCGCAGTTGGCCTAAACACCACAATTATTTAAAAAAGGTACAGTAATATATATGTGGCCTTTCGAGactactgtcacgatccaaaatcctaacctgtcgtgatggcgcctatctcagtactaggcaagccgacaacatcaataacccacgattttcattaaatttaaaaacgtaacgtttaatacaataccaaataTCTAGCAATTTCcgatacaacactcccaaaacttggtgtcacttagtacatgagcatctaatatgagtacaagtctgaaaaatacggtctataatagtctgagaccaaatacagtaaacaaggagatagagaaggagagacaaggtctgcggaacacagcagctacctcaaaatctcctgagaatcaactgcgcgaaatgatcagcacccgctatgttcaggaacacctggatctgcacacgaagtgcagggtgtagtatgagtacaaccaactcagcaagtaacaataataactaaggaactgaagataatgacgagctacacagtcatagttcactttcagtaattctagcaaagaaaagacatgctttcaaatacggcaatttaagtcaaatcaatttatacagttcaatttcaagtaatctggatataaattctttcagagatttcacaacaatgacagatagcaaccaagtgcaataacaaatgcaaagcaagtgcagcctctcaggcaacag contains:
- the LOC107776321 gene encoding OVARIAN TUMOR DOMAIN-containing deubiquitinating enzyme 5, with amino-acid sequence MEDTPKEEDKLSDGAFENAPPKKQETREEMLSRHRKEISQLQDKEMAMKKAAAKGSKAEQKAKKKQVDEEVSKLSAQLKQRHAEELASLGYSGDNSNEKEKGNLDTLVKAIAGVSVGVQSDNSKPSKSVKRREKRAQQEAAREQRIQEEQSNIVSDRVVENEKLERKLEPLGLTINEIKPDGHCLYRAVESQLALHSGGSSPYTYLELRQMAAGYMRKNATNFLPFFLSENMTEGESDDSLVERFENYCVEVETTAAWGGQLELGALTHILKKHIMIFSGSFPDVEMGKEFKSDSSTISSNLSIMLSYHKHAFGLGEHYNSVVRSLS